A genome region from Anopheles stephensi strain Indian chromosome 2, UCI_ANSTEP_V1.0, whole genome shotgun sequence includes the following:
- the LOC118503070 gene encoding uncharacterized protein LOC118503070: protein MQKQWELIKEFSLPAELSLSITYLQRALRDCVFQHQVLASKINNLPMHQRPKVKQYMLELEREMLSIGKEQEGLVRQLSERVKRFQMTVQSQHLVTLSDDLLYGFVTRQLATQHETAVISGAPKHISQRWSATELAQKYSLETILGTVAVMQEEFKSEPLEQQTDDNDDVDDDDEDEESSSWNPVMPLSDAKRYKKQGKSAPKTYTQHTSTSHQSLLKRKPSVAAPTTDKRHFAGIAVQSKQTSAANGAAKLKSEKEQKILTEPPAAEEVSEDEDPAESVLRGTWVPGCPGRPPKAAKYLSAAKLAQIRARRASVPVGPKPVDAGTALAAQQKRASKRIEVLTEKIKPIESGEDEEQQQQQLEVMTTSAAVRRGRSNLLQALKKQKRGPGRPSLTSLAQRGAKQGPVPSVSSKLVKHSSFSASSGSSPNSRSSTPTWGNAARQHSEDSCDRRSSSTEYPPLLLNDPGEPATPTLTSIYELEQDAFLRYFGLHTPEEAKALKERKRERKRRSCYSTERKDFHYGKLDYYEQQQQYQAVRASRRTHQRPILYSPPVAVAKRRKQSTLPTAGNSISSSSSGSSIARQYNNHHHQRPQPANIFAAMDKRTCFVCFKSGTTDELGACMNCCNIYHLNCHTIDERSDAYRQRDDLCPVCLVSDDK from the exons ATGCAGAAACAATGGGAACTGATCAAAGAATTTTCACTGCCGGCGGAACTCTCGCTAAGCATCACCTATCTGCAGCGAGCTTTACGGGACTGCGTTTTCCAGCATCAG GTTTTGGCTTCGAAAATCAATAATTTACCAATGCACCAG CGCCCGAAAGTCAAACAGTACATGTTGGAGCTGGAACGGGAAATGCTATCGATCGGAAAGGAACAGGAAGGACTGGTGCGGCAGTTATCCGAGCGGGTTAAGCGGTTCCAGATGACCGTCCAATCGCAACATCTCGTTACGCTGAGCGACGATCTGCTGTACGGGTTTGTGACACGCCAGCTGGCAACCCAGCACGAAACGGCCGTTATTTCGGGCGCACCGAAACACATTTCCCAGCGCTGGAGCGCAACCGAACTGGCCCAAAAGTACAG TCTGGAAACAATTCTCGGTACGGTTGCTGTGATGCAGGAGGAATTTAAATCGGAACCGCTTGAACAGCAAACCGATGACAACGACGAcgtggatgatgacgatgaggacgaAGAAAGCAGCAGCTGGAACCCGGTAATGCCCCTCTCGGACGCCAAAAGGTACAAAAAGCAGGGGAAATCGGCTCCGAAAACGTATACGCAGCACACCAGCACGAGCCATCAGTCGCTTCTGAAGCGGAAACCATCCGTGGCAGCACCCACCACGGACAAGCGCCATTTTGCTGGGATTGCCGTCCAAAGCAAGCAAACGTCTGCCGCGAACGGTGCCGCCAAGCTAAAGAGCGAGAAGGAGCAGAAGATACTGACCGAACCGCCGGCGGCCGAAGAAGTGTCCGAAGACGAAGATCCGGCAGAGAGTGTGCTGCGCGGTACGTGGGTCCCCGGCTGTCCGGGACGACCGCCCAAAGCGGCCAAGTACCTGTCCGCGGCCAAGTTGGCACAAATCCGGGCACGGCGTGCATCGGTCCCGGTTGGCCCAAAGCCGGTCGATGCTGGGACCGCGCTCGCTGCCCAGCAGAAGCGAGCCTCCAAACGGATAGAGGTGTTGACGGAAAAGATTAAACCGATCGAGTCGGGTGAGGatgaggagcagcagcagcagcagctggaggTGATGACCACGTCGGCTGCAGTACGTCGCGGCCGTAGCAATCTTCTGCAGGCACTTAAAAAACAGAAGCGCGGTCCAGGACGGCCGAGCTTGACCAGCTTAGCGCAACGAGGCGCAAAGCAGGGTCCCGTGCCCAGCGTTAGCAGTAAGCTTGTGAAGCACTCGTCGTTCTCGGCTTCCTCCGGATCGTCACCGAATTCCCGTTCGTCCACACCGACCTGGGGCAACGCGGCACGTCAGCATTCGGAAGACTCGTGCGACCGTCGTTCGTCCTCGACCGAGTATCCGCCGCTGTTGCTGAACGATCCGGGCGAACCAGCCACGCCGACCCTCACCAGCATCTACGAGCTGGAGCAGGACGCGTTTTTGCGCTACTTCGGGCTTCACACGCCGGAGGAAGCAAAAGCCCTCAAAGAACGCAAGCGCGAACGAAAGCGCCGCAGCTGTTACAGCACGGAGCGGAAAGACTTTCACTACGGCAAGCTGGATTActacgagcagcagcagcagtatcagGCGGTACGTGCCTCGAGACGGACCCATCAACGGCCGATCCTTTACTCACCTCCGGTGGCCGTGGCGAAGAGGCGGAAGCAATCAACACTGCCGACCGCTGggaacagcatcagcagcagcagcagcggtagtTCAATCGCACGCCAatacaacaaccaccaccatcaacggCCACAACCTGCCAACATTTTCGCCGCGATGGATAAAAGGACGTGCTTTGTGTGTTTCAAAAGTG gaACAACGGATGAGCTGGGCGCCTGCATGAACTGTTGCAACATTTATCATCTCAACTGCCACACGATTGACGAACGGTCCGATGCGTACCGCCAGCGGGATGATCTCTGCCCCGTTTGTCTTGTCTCGGACGATAAGTAA